Proteins encoded in a region of the Megalops cyprinoides isolate fMegCyp1 chromosome 3, fMegCyp1.pri, whole genome shotgun sequence genome:
- the LOC118774020 gene encoding protocadherin beta-16-like, translating into MWGRTMTWQVLLFISALSLRSVCGQVSYSIPEEMAKGSLVGNVVQDLGLDVKRLKARNARIYTRDSAEYIELNKDRGVLIIKERIDREALCGKTSPCALHFQIILENPMELYRVTVEIVDINDNAPSFKKSEMQFEISENALPGARFMLESALDPDVGINDLQNYSLKPTDHFNIKLHNQPDGNKNVEMVLQKPLDREVQDKLSLLLTAVDGGDPQLSGTVQIIITVLDANDNTPVFSQAVYKTTIPENARAGTVLLTVSATDADHGSNGHVTYSIMNGINGVSELFEIDEENGEVKLVSEVDYEQVKHYQIQIKAKDHGGLSDSSKIIVDVTDVNDNSPIINIISKSRTIPEDSPSNTVIAMIGVQDPDSYNNGHVQCTMTENIPFTIKSTSNDFFSLVTESVLDRETNSEFNITVTCSDEGVPSLSSSVTLAVHISDVNDNAPIFEKSSYEAYIKENNSPGLSIFSVKARDADWNQNARISYILEEGTINGVSVSSYVSVNSDSGVIHAVRSFDYEQIKNFQFRVKAQDGGSPPLSSDVTIKIHIQDQNDNAPQILYPVQTGVSQVAEMVPRSADVGYLVTKVVAVDVDSGQNAWLSYKLLKATDRALFEVGLQNGEIRTLRQVTDKDAVKQRLTVVVEDNGQPSRSATVNVNVAVADSFPEVLSEFSDFTQDKDYNDNLTFYLVLALAAVSFLFISCLVVIISVKVYRWRQSRIFYQSNLPVIPYYPPCYADAGGTGTLQHMYNYEVCMTTDSRKSDMKYVRPCSQSILSLDASATQTLQHVKENETNEEIGVQVSF; encoded by the coding sequence CAACGCTCGTATTTACACTAGAGACAGCGCCGAATACATTGAGTTGAATAAAGACAGGGGAGTCCTGATTATTAAAGAGAGAATCGACCGCGAAGCTCTGTGTGGAAAGACGAGCCCCTGCGCTTTGCATTTCCAGATCATTCTGGAAAACCCTATGGAATTATACCGTGTTACAGTGGAAATTGTGGACATTAATGATAACGCGCCCAGCTTTAAAAAGAGCGAAATGCAGTTTGAAATAAGCGAGAATGCCTTGCCTGGTGCGAGATTCATGTTGGAGAGCGCATTAGATCCAGACGTTGGCATTAATGACCTCCAGAATTATTCGCTTAAACCAACtgatcattttaatatcaaattgCATAATCAACCAGATGGAAATAAAAACGTAGAAATGGTTTTACAAAAACCGCTGGATCGAGAGGTGCAGGACAAGTTGTCTTTACTGTTAACTGCCGTGGATGGCGGAGACCCGCAGCTGTCAGGCACTGTGCAGATAATTATCACTGTGCTGGACGCCAATGATAACACTCCTGTTTTTAGTCAGGCGGTTTATAAAACCACTATACCCGAGAATGCGCGCGCGGGtactgtgctgctcactgtgagTGCTACAGACGCAGATCACGGTTCGAACGGCCACGTGACTTATTCTATCATGAATGGCATAAATGGCGTATCTGAGCTGTTTGAAATAGACGAAGAGAACGGTGAGGTGAAATTAGTCAGTGAAGTGGATTATGAACAAGTTAAACATTACCAAATTCAAATTAAGGCGAAGGATCATGGAGGCCTTTCGGATTCCAGCAAAATCATTGTTGATGTAACTGATGTCAATGACAACAGCCccataattaatattatttctaAATCAAGGACGATACCGGAAGACTCCCCAAGTAATACGGTAATAGCCATGATCGGAGTTCAAGACCCAGATTCTTATAATAATGGACACGTGCAATGCACTATGACTGAAAATATTCCATTCACAATCAAATCAACATCAAATGATTTTTTCAGCTTGGTCACTGAGAGTGTTCTGGATCGGGAGACAAACTCTGAGTTTAACATCACTGTGACCTGCTCTGATGAGGGagtgccctctctctccagcagcgTCACTCTCGCTGTACACATATCAGATGTGAATGACAACGCGCCGATCTTTGAGAAGAGCTCATATGAAGCCtacattaaagaaaacaacagcccGGGCCTCTCAATATTTTCCGTAAAAGCCAGAGACGCTGATTGGAATCAGAATGCTCGTATTTCTTACATTCTGGAAGAAGGCACGATTAATGGGGTGTCTGTCTCCTCATATGTATCTGTTAACTCTGACAGTGGAGTCATCCATGCAGTGCGCTCTTTTGACTACGAGCAAATTAAGAATTTCCAGTTTCGCGTAAAAGCGCAGGATGGAGGCTCTCCACCACTTAGTAGTGATGTGACgattaaaattcatattcaagACCAGAACGACAACGCCCCTCAGATTCTCTACCCAGTACAAACTGGTGTCTCTCAAGTTGCTGAAATGGTGCCTCGTTCAGCAGATGTTGGCTATCTTGTCACTAAAGTGGTCGCTGTTGATGTGGACTCGGGACAGAATGCCTGGCTCTCGTATAAACTGCTGAAAGCGACAGACAGGGCGCTGTTTGAAGTGGGCTTACAGAATGGAGAAATAAGAACTTTACGCCAAGTCACTGATAAAGATGCCGTGAAGCAAAGACTTACTGTTGTAGTGGAGGACAACGGGCAGCCCTCTCGTTCAGCTACAGTCAATGTTAACGTGGCGGTGGCGGACAGCTTTCCGGAAGTGCTCTCTGAATTCAGCGACTTTACGCAGGACAAGGATTACAATGATAACCTGACATTTTATTTAGTCTTGGCCTTGGCTGCAgtttccttcctcttcatttcGTGTTTAGTAGTTATAATATCAGTAAAAGTTTACAGATGGAGACAATCTCGGATCTTCTATCAGTCCAATCTCCCAGTTATCCCGTATTATCCACCCTGTTACGCAGACGCAGGAGGTACAGGAACTCTACAGCACATGTACAATTACGAGGTGTGCATGACAACTGACTCGCGGAAGAGTGATATGAAATACGTCAGACCTTGCAGTCAGAGCATCCTCAGTCTGGACGCCAGTGCAACACAAACTCTACAGCACGTTAAGGAGAACGAGACCAATGAAGAAAtaggtgttcaggtgagcttCTGA
- the LOC118774021 gene encoding protocadherin beta-16-like, producing MWGRTMMWQVLLFITVLSLRSVCGQVSYSIPEEMAKGSLVGNIVQDLGLDVKMLKSRNARIYTGDSGEYIELNKDRGVLLIKQRIDREALCGKTSPCALHFQIILENPMELYRVTVEIVDINDNAPSFKKSEMQFEISEYALPGARFMLESALDPDVGINDLQNYSLKPTDHFNIKLHNQPDGNKNVEMVLQKPLDREVQDKLSLLLTAVDGGYPQLSGTVQIIITVLDANDNTPVFSQAVYKTTIPENARAGTVLLTVSATDADHGSNGHVTYSIMNGINGVSELFEIDEENGEVKLVSEVDYEQVKHYQIQIKAKDHGGLSDSSKIIVDVTDVNDNSPIINIISKSRTIPEDSPSNTVIAMIGVQDPDSYNNGHVQCTMTENIPFTIKSTSNGFFSLVTESVLDRETNSEFNITVTCSDEGVPSLSSSVSLAVHISDVNDNAPIFEKSSYESYIKENNSPGLSIFSVKAKDADWNQNARVSYILEEDTINGVSVSSFVSVNSDSGVIHAVRSFDYEQIKDFQFRIKAQDGGSPPLSSDVTIKIHIQDQNDNAPQILYPVQTGVSQVAEMVPRSADVGYLVTKVVAVDVDSGQNAWLSYKLLKATDRALFEVDLQNGEIRTLRQVTDKDAVKQRLTVVVEDNGQPSRSATVNVNVAVADSFPEVLSEFSDFTQDKDYNDNLTFYLVLALAAVSFLFISCLVVIISVKVYRWRQSRIFYQSNLPVIPYYPPCYADAGGTGTLQHMYNYEVCMTTDSRKSDMKYVRPCSQSILSLDASATQTLQHVKENEADEDTGVQVSFWKEILLELYTLIFDSKHMKNKVEGE from the coding sequence ATGTGGGGGAGAACAATGATGTGGCAAGTACTGCTGTTTATCACCGTTCTTTCTCTCCGTTCAGTGTGTGGGCAGGTTAGCTACTCCATACCGGAGGAAATGGCTAAAGGGTCATTAGTCGGCAATATAGTGCAAGATTTGGGGTTGGatgtaaaaatgctgaaatcGCGCAACGCTCGGATTTATACTGGAGACAGCGGTGAATACATTGAGCTGAATAAAGACAGGGGAGTCCTGCTTATTAAACAGAGAATCGACCGCGAAGCTCTGTGTGGAAAGACGAGCCCCTGCGCTTTGCATTTCCAGATCATTCTGGAAAACCCTATGGAATTATACCGTGTTACAGTGGAAATTGTGGACATTAATGATAACGCGCCCAGCTTTAAAAAGAGCGAAATGCAGTTTGAAATAAGCGAGTATGCCTTGCCTGGTGCGAGATTCATGTTGGAGAGTGCATTAGATCCAGACGTTGGCATTAATGACCTCCAGAATTATTCGCTTAAACCAACtgatcattttaatatcaaattgCATAATCAACCAGATGGAAATAAAAACGTAGAAATGGTTTTACAAAAACCGCTGGATCGAGAGGTGCAGGACAAGTTGTCTTTACTGTTAACTGCCGTGGATGGCGGATACCCGCAGCTGTCAGGCACTGTGCAGATAATTATCACTGTGCTGGACGCCAATGATAACACTCCTGTTTTTAGTCAGGCGGTTTATAAAACCACTATACCCGAGAATGCGCGCGCGGGtactgtgctgctcactgtgagTGCTACAGACGCAGATCACGGTTCGAACGGCCACGTGACTTATTCTATCATGAATGGCATAAATGGCGTATCTGAGCTGTTTGAAATAGACGAAGAGAACGGTGAGGTGAAATTAGTCAGTGAAGTGGATTATGAACAAGTTAAACATTACCAAATTCAAATTAAGGCGAAGGATCATGGAGGCCTTTCGGATTCCAGCAAAATAATCGTTGACGTAACTGATGTCAATGACAACAGCCccataattaatattatttcaaaatcaagGACGATACCGGAAGACTCCCCTTCCAATACGGTGATAGCTATGATCGGAGTTCAAGATCCTGATTCTTATAATAATGGACACGTGCAATGCACTATGACTGAAAATATTCCATTCACAATCAAATCAACATCAAATGGTTTTTTCAGCTTGGTCACTGAGAGTGTTCTGGATCGGGAGACAAACTCTGAGTTTAACATCACTGTGACCTGCTCTGATGAGGGagtgccctctctctccagcagcgTCTCTCTCGCTGTACACATATCAGATGTGAATGACAACGCGCCGATCTTTGAGAAGAGCTCATATGAATCttacattaaagaaaacaacagcccAGGCCTCTCAATATTTTCCGTAAAAGCCAAAGACGCTGACTGGAACCAGAATGCTCGTGTTTCTTACATACTGGAGGAAGACACGATTAATGGGGTGTCTGTCTCCTCATTTGTATCTGTTAACTCTGACAGTGGAGTCATCCATGCAGTGCGCTCTTTTGACTACGAGCAAATTAAGGATTTCCAGTTTCGCATAAAAGCGCAAGATGGAGGCTCTCCACCACTCAGTAGTGATGTGACgattaaaattcatattcaagACCAGAACGACAACGCGCCTCAGATTCTCTACCCAGTACAAACTGGTGTCTCTCAAGTGGCTGAAATGGTGCCTCGTTCAGCAGATGTTGGCTATCTTGTCACTAAAGTGGTCGCTGTTGATGTGGACTCGGGACAGAATGCCTGGCTCTCATATAAACTGCTGAAAGCGACAGACAGGGCGCTGTTTGAAGTGGACTTACAGAATGGAGAAATAAGAACTCTACGCCAGGTCACTGATAAAGATGCTGTGAAACAAAGACTTACTGTTGTAGTGGAAGACAACGGGCAGCCCTCTCGTTCAGCTACAGTCAATGTTAACGTGGCGGTGGCGGACAGCTTTCCGGAAGTGCTCTCTGAATTCAGCGACTTTACGCAGGACAAGGATTACAATGACAACCTGACATTTTATTTAGTCTTGGCCTTGGCTGCAgtttccttcctcttcatttcatGTTTAGTAGTTATAATATCAGTAAAAGTTTACAGATGGAGACAATCTCGGATCTTCTATCAGTCCAATCTCCCAGTGATCCCGTATTATCCACCCTGTTACGCAGACGCAGGAGGTACAGGAACTCTACAGCACATGTACAATTACGAGGTGTGCATGACAACTGACTCACGGAAAAGTGATATGAAATACGTAAGACCTTGCAGTCAGAGCATCCTCAGTCTGGACGCCAGTGCAACACAAACTCTACAGCACGTTAAGGAGAACGAGGCCGATGAAGACACGGGTGTTCAGGTGAGCTTCTGGAAGGAAATATTGTTGGAACTTTACACACTAATTTTTGACagtaaacatatgaaaaacaaagtAGAGGGAGAATGA
- the LOC118774022 gene encoding protocadherin gamma-A11-like: MMLCISVLCAPVSVGRMWKWQLHLLLCVCAAEVARGQVRYSIPEEMATGSFVGNIVQDLGLDVKRLKSGRARIFTEDSREYVGLNSDKGTLVVKERIDREELCAQVSPCSLHFQIILENPMELHSIVVEILDINDNAPFFADKKIELQISESAVSGARFSLESAKDPDVGENSLQRYTLNPSDHFILKLQSRPDGTKYVEMMLQTALDREKQHEHKLILAAFDGGSPQKSGTMHIHVEVLDANDNAPVFSSTLYKASLTENSVKGTAILKVSATDADKGTNAEVTYSFSQITDSVSETFDIDPSSGEITVKGKLDFEKSKQFEINVKATDQGGLTDSSKVLIDVLDVNDNAPVITVMSFSSPIPEDSATETIIAMLNVKDSDSGKNGKVRCSINNELPFRLKTTSPNFYSLVTDQILDREKAYEYNITITATDEGSPPYLTNKTLTLKISDVNDNAPLFEKGSYTAYVMENNAPGMSVYSVKAKDKDFGNNAQISYFLEDEQINGLSTSSYISVNSESGTIYAVRSFDFEQIKEFKIKVKAQDGGSPPLSSNATVTIFIKDQNDNAPQILYPIQIGVSQVAEMVPRSADVGYLVTKVVAVDVDSGQNAWLSYKLLKATDRALFEVGLQNGEIRTLRQVTDKDAVKQRLTVVVEDNGQPSRSATVNVNVAVADSFPEVLSEFTDYTQDKDYNDNLTFYLVLALAVVSFLFIISIIAIISVKVYRWRQTRLYYKSNGNLPVIPYYPPLYADVDGAGTLQHVYNYEVCRTTDSRKSDIKFMRPFSQSALNVDVSGAGTLRMETKETEVTDECSEVR; encoded by the coding sequence ATGATGCtctgcatttctgttctctGCGCTCCTGTAAGCGTCGGGCGGATGTGGAAATGGCAGTTGCATCTTCTCCTGTGTGTATGCGCCGCAGAGGTGGCACGCGGGCAGGTCCGCTATTCTATTCCCGAGGAGATGGCGACGGGATCCTTTGTGGGAAATATCGTACAGGACCTAGGTCTGGATGTGAAAAGACTGAAATCGGGCAGAGCTCGCATTTTTACAGAGGACAGTCGTGAGTATGTCGGCCTGAATTCTGATAAAGGCACGCTCGTGGTGAAAGAAAGAATTGATAGAGAGGAGCTGTGTGCTCAGGTGTCTCCGTGCTCTTTACATTTCCAGATCATTCTCGAGAATCCTATGGAACTCCATAGTATTGTTGTAGAGATATTAGACATCAATGACAACGCCCCGTTTTTTGCCGATAAAAAAATAGAATTGCAGATTAGCGAATCCGCTGTGTCCGGAGCTCGATTCTCTCTAGAAAGTGCCAAAGACCCCGATGTGGGAGAGAATTCACTCCAGAGATACACGCTAAATCCCTCAGACCATTTTATACTGAAGCTGCAGTCACGTCCTGACGGAACTAAGTATGTGGAGATGATGCTTCAAACTGCACTGGACAGAGAAAAGCAGCATGAACATAAATTAATCTTAGCTGCATTTGACGGTGGAAGCCCTCAGAAGTCTGGTACAATGCATATACATGTGGAGGTTTTAGATGCGAATGACAATGCGCCAGTTTTTAGCTCTACCCTCTACAAAGCTTCTTTAACGGAAAATTCAGTGAAGGGTACAGCTATTTTGAAAGTCAGTGCAACGGACGCAGACAAAGGAACAAATGCAGAGGTGACCTATTCGTTTTCGCAAATCACAGATAGCGTTTCAGAAACGTTTGATATAGACCCCAGCAGTGGTGAAATCACTGTAAAAGGAAAGTTagattttgaaaaatctaaGCAGTTTGAGATAAATGTGAAAGCTACAGACCAGGGCGGTTTAACTGACTCCAGTAAAGTGTTAATTGATGTATTGGACGTGAATGACAATGCTCCTGTCATAACAGTCATGTCGTTTTCAAGCCCGATACCCGAGGACTCTGCGACAGAGACGATCATTGCCATGTTAAATGTCAAAGATTCAGACTCTGGAAAAAACGGGAAAGTACGGTgctccattaacaacgaattACCTTTTCGACTGAAGACTACATCTCCCAATTTCTACAGTTTGGTCACAGATCAGATATTGGATCGTGAAAAGGCctatgaatataatataaccATAACAGCCACAGATGAAGGATCACCTCCATATTTAACTAACAAAACTCTGACTCTTAAAATCTCCGATGTAAATGACAATGCGCCGCTGTTTGAAAAGGGCTCGTACACTGCATATGTCATGGAGAATAACGCACCGGGGATGTCAGTATATTCTGTGAAAGCTAAGGACAAAGATTTCGGAAACAACGCTCAGATCTCTTATTTTCTTGAGGATGAACAAATTAATGGACTTTCAACATCATCATATATTTCAGTGAATTCAGAAAGCGGGACAATTTATGCTGTGCGCTCCTTTGATTTTGAACAAATTAAAGAATTCAAAATTAAGGTCAAAGCTCAGGATGGAGGCTCACCGCCTCTAAGCAGCAATGCGACTGTAACTATATTCATTAAAGACCAAAATGACAACGCCCCTCAGATTCTCTACCCAATACAGATTGGTGTCTCCCAAGTGGCTGAAATGGTGCCTCGTTCAGCAGATGTTGGCTATCTTGTCACTAAAGTGGTCGCTGTTGATGTGGACTCGGGGCAGAATGCCTGGCTCTCATATAAACTGCTGAAAGCGACAGACAGGGCGCTGTTTGAAGTGGGCTTACAGAATGGAGAAATAAGAACTTTACGCCAAGTCACTGATAAAGATGCTGTGAAACAAAGACTTACTGTTGTAGTGGAGGACAACGGGCAGCCCTCTCGTTCAGCTACAGTCAATGTTAACGTGGCGGTGGCGGACAGTTTCCCGGAAGTGCTCTCTGAATTCACCGACTATACACAGGACAAGGATTACAATGACAACCTGACTTTTTATTTGGTCTTGGCCTTGGCTGTGgtctcatttttgtttattatctCCATAATTGCGATTATTTCAGTAAAAGTATATCGATGGAGACAGACAAGATTATACTACAAATCCAATGGGAACCTCCCTGTTATTCCGTACTATCCACCGCTTTACGCTGACGTTGATGGCGCCGGAACTCTGCAGCACGTGTATAATTACGAGGTGTGCAGGACTACTGACTCGAGAAAGAGTGACATCAAATTCATGAGACCTTTCAGTCAGAGCGCGCTGAATGTGGATGTGAGTGGCGCGGGGACGCTGCGGATGGAAACAAAAGAGACGGAAGTGACAGATGAGTGTTCCGAGGTGAGGTGA
- the LOC118774321 gene encoding LOW QUALITY PROTEIN: protocadherin gamma-A11-like (The sequence of the model RefSeq protein was modified relative to this genomic sequence to represent the inferred CDS: inserted 1 base in 1 codon), giving the protein MRTRNCVLRWSLCLYLVVVFWTHSAAGQVRYSIPEEMSMGSFVGNIAKDLGLSPERLATGRARIFSADSSEYIELDREKAQLIVKERIDREKLCGEASICSFSFEVILENPMELYRITVEILDINDNSPVFPSSEISLEIRESALPGTRFSLESAVDPDVGTNTLQKYSLHPADHFSLKIQNRFDGSKNVEMVLQVPLDREKQDHQYLTLTAVDGGNPKRSGTVKIQIVVLDANDNSPLFSQSVYKASVVENALKGTLVATVSATDADEESNGSIQYNFEHAAASIKELFAMDPTTGEIRVVGDIDYERFKLFQIKVQAKDEGGLSDSSEIIIEVVDVNDNAPKMTLMSFSSVLREDSIPGTVIAMINVQDLDSGDNGKITCSVDQNLPFNIEATLPNYYSLLTDAVLDREQTSEYNITITAVDQGIPPLSSKQILTLRISDVNDHAPKFQQEIYNAYIMENNALSASFFSVKAEDADWGPNARISYFIEDGSLNGAPLTSYISINSDSGVLYAAKTFDYEQIKFLKIHVKAQDGGSPPLSTNVTVNIHIQDQNDNAPQILYPVQTGVSQVAEMVPRSADVGYLVTKVVAVDVDSGQNAWLSYKLLKATDRALFEVGLQNGEIRTLRQVTDKDAVKQRLTVVVEDNGQPSRSATVNVNVAVADSFPEVLSEFTDYTQDKDYNVNLTFYLVLALAVVSFLFIISMIAIISVKVYRWRQTRLYXQIQWEPPCYSVLSTALR; this is encoded by the exons ATGAGAACGAGAAACTGCGTATTGCGGTGGTCTTTGTGCCTCTATCTTGTCGTTGTATTTTGGACTCATTCAGCAGCTGGGCAGGTTCGATACTCCATCCCGGAGGAAATGTCGATGGGCTCCTTTGTGGGGAATATAGCGAAAGATCTGGGATTAAGTCCTGAGCGACTGGCCACAGGGAGAGCCCGGATATTCAGCGCTGACAGCAGTGAGTACATTGAGCTGGACAGGGAGAAAGCGCAGCTGATTGTAAAGGAGAGAATAGACAGAGAGAAGCTCTGCGGAGAGGCGTCTATCTGCAGCTTCAGTTTTGAGGTGATTCTTGAAAACCCCATGGAGCTCTATCGTATTACCGTAGAAATATTAGATATTAACGACAACAGTCCCGTTTTTCCGAGTAGTGAAATCAGTCTGGAAATAAGAGAATCAGCTTTGCCAGGGACGCGCTTCTCCCTCGAGAGCGCGGTGGACCCAGACGTGGGGACAAATACACTCCAGAAATACTCACTTCACCCCGCTGATCATTTTAGCTTAAAGATACAGAACCGTTTTGATGGAAGCAAAAACGTGGAAATGGTCCTACAGGTTCCGttagacagagaaaaacaagacCACCAGTATTTAACATTGACTGCTGTCGATGGCGGAAATCCGAAACGGTCCGGCACAGTAAAAATTCAAATCGTGGTCCTCGACGCCAACGACAATTCGCCGTTGTTCAGTCAGTCGGTTTACAAAGCCTCAGTGGTAGAAAATGCTCTTAAAGGGACTCTAGTGGCAACAGTGAGTGCAACAGACGCCGACGAAGAATCAAATGGCTCCATTCAGTACAATTTTGAGCATGCTGCTGCTAGTATTAAAGAGCTTTTTGCTATGGACCCCACCACTGGTGAAATAAGAGTTGTTGGGGATATAGACTATGAAAGGTTTAAGCTTTTTCAGATAAAGGTACAAGCAAAAGATGAAGGTGGTTTGAGCGACTCCAGTGAGATAATCATTGAGGTAGTCGATGTTAATGATAATGCTCCCAAAATGACGCTGATGTCATTTTCTAGCGTATTGCGCGAGGACTCGATCCCCGGGACTGTAATAGCTATGATAAATGTCCAGGATCTTGATTCGGGGGATAATGGCAAAATCACTTGTTCAGTTGATCAAAACCTCCCTTTCAACATAGAAGCAACCTTACCGAATTACTACAGTCTACTGACAGATGCGGTCTTGGACAGAGAACAGACATCGGAATATAACATTACAATTACTGCAGTTGACCAAGGTATTCCGCCGCTATCTAGTAAACAGATTTTAACTTTAAGAATTTCAGATGTAAACGACCATGCTCCTAAATTTCAACAAGAAATATACAATGCATACATCATGGAAAACAACGCCCTCTCCgcctctttcttttctgttaaagCAGAGGACGCTGACTGGGGACCTAATGCTCGTATATCTTATTTTATTGAGGATGGGAGTTTAAACGGTGCTCCGCTGACTTCTTACATATCAATAAATTCAGACAGCGGGGTACTTTACGCAGCTAAGACCTTTGACTATGAgcaaataaaatttttaaaaatccacgTTAAAGCTCAAGACGGTGGCTCCCCGCCGTTAAGCACCAACGTAACCGTAAATATTCATATCCAGGACCAGAACGACAACGCCCCCCAGATTCTCTACCCAGTGCAGACTGGTGTCTCTCAAGTGGCTGAAATGGTGCCTCGTTCAGCAGATGTTGGCTATCTTGTCACTAAAGTGGTCGCTGTTGATGTGGACTCGGGACAGAATGCCTGGCTCTCATATAAACTGCTGAAAGCGACAGACAGGGCGCTGTTTGAAGTGGGTTTACAGAATGGAGAAATAAGAACTTTACGCCAAGTCACTGATAAAGATGCAGTGAAACAAAGACTTACTGTTGTAGTAGAGGACAACGGGCAGCCCTCTCGTTCAGCTACAGTCAATGTTAACGTGGCGGTAGCAGACAGCTTCCCGGAAGTGCTCTCTGAATTCACCGACTATACACAGGACAAGGATTACAATGTTAACCTGACCTTTTATTTGGTCTTGGCCTTGGCAGTGGTCTCCTTTTTGTTTATTATCTCCATGATTGCGATTATTTCAGTAAAAGTATATCGATGGAGACAGACAAGATTAT TACAAATCCAATGGGAACCTCCCTGTTATTCCGTACTATCCACCGCTTTACGCTGA